Sequence from the Sulfuracidifex tepidarius genome:
CCTCAGGTAGTAGGATCCTTGTGCGGAATGAGTGATGAAATAAAAGACACTATAGATAAACTTGCAATGAGGGGCTTCAGGGTAATCGCTGTAGGTAAAGGTAAGGGAGGGAATAACCTCACTCTACTTGGACTGCTCCCGCTTTACGACAGGCCCAGAAAGGACTCTGCAACCTTGATAAGTGAGCTTAAGGACTTAGGAGTCTCAGTGAAGATGATCACCGGAGACAACAAAGCGATAGCGGGAGAGATAGCGAAAGAGGTGAAAATAGACGGTCCTCCTTGTTCGATATCGGACGTGAAAGAAGGGAAAGAGAAAGTAGATGAATGTGGAGTACTAGCTGAGGTTTTCCCGGAGGACAAGTTCTTCGTTGTAAAATCCCTTCAGAAAGAAGGACACGTGACAGGGATGACGGGAGACGGAGTGAACGACGCTCCGGCGTTGAAACAAGCTGAGGTCGGGATCGCCGTGAGCAACGCTACAGACGTGGCCAAAGCGGCTGCGAGTATTGTCCTCACACATGAGGGTATAGTAGACATAGTCGATGCGGTGAAAAGCGGAAGAAGGATATACCAGAGGATGCTTACCTACACTCTCAATAAAATTATGAAGACTATACAAGTAGTCTTCTTCCTTACTACCTCGTTCTTTGTGTTCAGGTTCTTCGTTACCACACCCTTTGATATAATCTTGCTTCTCTTCGCTAACGATTTCGTGACCATGTCGATAGCTACAGACAACGTAAGGTACTCCAAGTCCCCTGAAAAGTGGAAAGTGAAACCCTTAGTCATGAGCTCCGCGGTCCTCTCTACCATGTTAGTCCTAGAAGGCTTCGCTGGCGTCTTCCTTTCCATGAGGCTGGGCTTCTCTCAGGGGGAGATACAGACTTTTGTCTTCGACCTGCTGGTCTTCTCAGGGCTATTCACAGTCCTCATGGTGAGGGAAAGAAAGAGGTTCTGGCACTCAGCTCCCAGCAGATGGCTCCTTCTCTCAATCTTGGGTGATATAGTGGTGATAAGTGTAATTTCAATCCTGGGAGTTCTCGTGAGCCCTATCCCTCCCCTGAGCGTCGTGTACGTTATACTTCTGACGTTTGGTTGGATGGTATTGATGGACTTCGTGAAGAATCTTGTTTTCAGGAGATACGGTCTGTAACCAATAGTCGGACTCTTGATAGCTTATACTTTAATTTCTAGTTTCTTTTTAGTGTTTTCACATTCCGCGTCAAAGAAGTATGTAACTTACATGAAGAGTTTCATGAACTTCATGACTCTCATAAGGGCTATTGAGCTACTTTTTATTTGTCCTACTTCTAGTTTTAGCCGTGAGAGTAAACCTGCCTATCGCGTCGTCGTGGTTCCTCTGGGGTTCGTCTTACTACCTTTACTACCCCTATCTTTCAATTTACCTGCAAAAAGTCCTGGGAGACAACTTCTCCTTCTCTTTTGTAATATTTACCTTGGCTGCTATTCCATTTTCCTTGTTAGGAGGTATCTCCCATAGGCTGATAGGAGTTAAGGCATCAGCCTTTTTAGGGATGTTCCTCAGCGGAATAGGCCTATTTCTAATTCGATCTTCGTCAGCTCCAATTCCATTGCTTTTGTCTGGGATTCTGACCTATTCTTTCTTCGTCTCTCTGCCGAACTTTTACTCCATGATGTCTTCCCTTGATAGTAAATGTATAGCTAGAGTCTGGTCCATCTCGATCATTCCTTCCCTCTTCATGCCTTTAGTGGGAGGCATGATATCGCAGTATTTAGGTATCTCTGCGGTTTTCTTGATAGCCTCCATCATCTCATTTGCGTCCGGTATCCCCGTTCTCTTGTTGAGAGTAACCCTGAGGGGTGGGAGGGGAGAATCAATGAAGCTTCTTCCCTTCCTTTCAATGATACCGATAGCCATGGTATTCCCTTACGTTTACGTTTACCTGAGGTTGAATTTCGGATTCTCATTAGAGGAAATAGGATTGATCTCTACCGTAGCTGAAGCGATAGGCATGATCTCGTCTTTCCTGTCTACAAAGAATACAAGTAGGACGGCAATGATAGCTCTCCTAATTCTCTTCTCTTTTTTAGGCTTAGAAAGCGAGATACCTTATTTCTCCATAACCTTCGGCTTATGGGAAGCAATAATACCTGTTTCCCTAGAGGGTAGCAATTCAGTTACCCCTCAGGACTTCGGTAAAGTGAACGCTGCCCAGCAAAGTGGTTGGCTGATTGGATTCGTTCTGTCCTATCTGTTGGGGGAGAAGTCGCTTGTCTTCTCCCCAATTATTTCCATTATACTCGCACTACTCGTAGTCAAGTCCAGAAGGCTGATTTAGAGGAAGATTTTTTATAAAAATTAAAAAGAATAGAATAAAAAAGAATGAGATTTTCCCTTTCTCCTGAAACGATAAGCTTTGTCTCATTCGTGATGACCATATATTGGAATTTCTCATTGATTTGGAGTTTAATGAAGATATCTAATTGTACTCCTAAGCTGTCTAGATGTATATAAATAGATAATATCAAACAGAAGAAAAATAAAATAAAACAGGTTTATGAGGACCTATGCCTTTATCTTGAGTTCTATGCTAAAACGTATCTTGCCTTTACTATTATTTACTATAAGGCTGGTCAAGTATGGCGATTAGTTCACCATCTGCTTAGAGGCTTTATGTTCTTAGCTTCAGACAAGTCTACTATAGAGTACCCGCTCATTTGCTTTAGGTATTTGATTACTCCCTCCTTGTCCGTTAGTATGTAGTCAGTTCTTACTGCATCTTTCTCTGGGGACGTTATTTCTATTCTGTAACCACTAACTGATTTTCTTATAACCACGGAACTGTATTTCCCTTTCAAGCATAGTAGTCCCTTATCTAGAAGTTCCTGCATTGTACTGTCTATTTCCATGCTATAGCTATTTGCAGTGGAGTTTTATGCAGGTTTTCCTAAATGAAAATGGTACTACTGAATGCCAAACCTCTTTTAAAAAAATGTCTGATACAAATTGCCGAAGCCTAATATGTTTTAAAACAACGTATTTAAAGAGGTACCTGAAACCAGTAGTTATAATAACCTTGGTTGCCTTGTGAATTTTGCACCTTGGTTAAACTGAAGGAGGTTTTAGTTTCTCTAAAACTGAACTTTTACGAATAACTTTCCTGAAATCCTTAATGTCCTGAAATCCCTAATGATTAGTTTCTCTCATTTTTCTATCGTCTCAATACTAATCAAGTTAAGTAAGTCAAATTTTAAGAACTTGAACCATTATGATAAGGTATGACAGACTGGAGGGATATCCCCCTAAGACCCGGAAACCCTTACCCTCTCGGCGCAACTTGGATCGAGAATGAGGACGGAGTAAACTTCTCAATATTCTCGGAGAACGCTACGAAGGTAGAGCTCCTACTTTTCTCACACAACAAGAACTATCCTAAAGAGGTAATTGAGGTCAGGAACAAGACAGCTGATCTGTGGCATACTTTCGTCCCTGGGACGAGGCCGGGACAGTTCTACGCTTACAGAATCCACGGTCCCTACAAACCGGAGGAAGGGCTCAGGTTTAACCCAAATAAGGCTGTAATAGAC
This genomic interval carries:
- a CDS encoding MFS transporter — its product is MRVNLPIASSWFLWGSSYYLYYPYLSIYLQKVLGDNFSFSFVIFTLAAIPFSLLGGISHRLIGVKASAFLGMFLSGIGLFLIRSSSAPIPLLLSGILTYSFFVSLPNFYSMMSSLDSKCIARVWSISIIPSLFMPLVGGMISQYLGISAVFLIASIISFASGIPVLLLRVTLRGGRGESMKLLPFLSMIPIAMVFPYVYVYLRLNFGFSLEEIGLISTVAEAIGMISSFLSTKNTSRTAMIALLILFSFLGLESEIPYFSITFGLWEAIIPVSLEGSNSVTPQDFGKVNAAQQSGWLIGFVLSYLLGEKSLVFSPIISIILALLVVKSRRLI